The Nitrospirae bacterium YQR-1 DNA window AAGTATGCCGATATAATAAAGCGTGGACTGAAGAATCCTCCTGTTACAAAGCCTGCTAAAAAAAACCCGGCAGAGGCACTCCTCTATGAACAGACAATCACACAGTGGAGAGAGCTGACTTCCCTTATCGGGCAATTTGCAGAGATTTTCAGCCGGACTTATTTTCTACCCTTTATAAGAGCATACGAGGCTTTTGCCGGCACCCTTGCACGTGCCAAAAAACAAAAGGGAAAGGTTTTTATTGAAGACATAAGCAAAAAACTCTCCCTATATATAGACAGAGATATCGTGCCCGATGTGTATTTCAGAATCGGTGAAACGATTTACCACTATCTGATTGACGAGTTTCAGGACACATCACCGATTCAGTGGAAAAACCTCTACCCGCTCATTGAAAATTCCCTGTCCCAGGGCGGCAGCCTCTTTGCCGTTGGGGATACCAAGCAGGCAATTTACGGCTTCAGGGATGCCGACTACAGTATTATGAAATCGTTTGAATCACAAAGTCCGTTTCCGGCGGCAGAGCAACGAGTGATGGAACTTGGTGTTAATTTCAGGTCTGAAAAGCCTATCCTTGACTTTAACGAGACGGTCTTTAAAACCACCTTGCCACAAAATGAAAAATATGATTTTGCCGCCCGCTTAAGCGGCCTCTCCAACTATAACCAAAGCGCCAAAGACAGCGCCTCTGCAGGCGGATTTGTTAAAGTGGATATTGTCAATACCACCGCCGATGAGACCAATGAGACGGAGCCCGAAAAGTTAAAACTATATGAAATCTTGGATGATTTAAAAAAAAGGGGATATAATTATAAAGACATCGCACTGCTTACTATGAGAAACGATGATGTAGTTACTATTTCCACATGGCTTAATGAAAAAGGTGCAGAGAGTTTAACTAACAATGCTCAGGCTGTCCCTTTTATATCATATAGCAGTCTTGACATAAGAAAAACAAATGTGGCTCTTGAGGTTGTAGCCCTTCTTAATTTTCTGGATTCCCCTGTGGATGATCTGTCCTTTGCAACATTTATAAGCGGCAGGATTTTTGCAGCGGCGGGTAATCTCAATAACCAAAAAATCACTTTAACAGAAATACGCCAATTTATTTTTAATCACCGCAGCGGCCACATCCCACTCTATAAAGCCTTTCAGCATGATTACCCTGCTCTCTGGAGCGAATACTTTGAGGCGCTCTTTAACTCTGCCGGATACTTCCCCCTCTATGACCTTGTCACTGAGATTTACAGAGTTTTTAAGGTATTTGATTTGGCAAACAAGGAATTAACCGCCTCTGAGGCATCTTTGGTTAAAATCCTTGAGGTGATTAAAACCTTTGAGGACAGCGGTACAAATAGCCTCAGGGACTTTGTAAGTTTTGCAGCCGACAGCGAGGGCACATCTGTACAGTGGAATATTGATGTGCCTAAGACTGAGGATGCCGTGTCGGTTATGACTGTACATAAGTCCAAGGGGCTTGGATTTCCGGTTACGGTTGTGATTTTATACGGGCAGAAAAACAAGACGCTTGACTATATTCTGGATGGAGATGAATCTGTTACCCTTCTTAAATTAAACCAAAAAATTCTCGATGCCATTTCACACTACGACGAGAAATCTCCGCTTAAAGACTTATATGACAAGGAGAAAACCAAAGAGCTTGTAAACAAGCTGAACACTCTTTACGTAACACTGACAAGGGCAAAAAGAGAGCTCTACGTAATACTTGTTGTAAATGAGAGAGATAAGTATCCGTTTGAACTATTCCCGGAGAGCTGCAAAGAGATCGGCACTAAAGCAGCTGTTGCCGCTAAAGAGGCTGAGGATACTTCAAATATCCTGCCCATACGTCACACACTCAGGCCTCCTTACCACTTTGGTATCAGCCTTGAGCCTATAAATATCGGGGAAAAGCAAAGGGGAGATTTTATTCACCGCATACTGTATTTTGTTGACTACATAGACGATGAGTTTAAGGACATGCTCTGCGAGATTATTGAAAATGTAAACTGTGAATTTGGAAATTTCTACGATGTGAAAGAAACAGCGGAGATATTGTGGGAGTTTTTACAACGGAGAGAAATCAAATTGTGGTTTATGCACTCAGAGGTAAGAGTGGTAAAAAGAGAGCAGCAGTATGCAACAAGCGCAGGGCATACGTTTAGAATGGACAGGGTGATAATTGACGGCAGCAGTGTATGTGTGATTGATTACAAAACCGGCAGGGCCCACGATGAGGATAAGTACAAGGTGCAACTACAAGAGTACCTAAAGCTGCTGCGGGAGTTCTATCCTGATAAGGATTGCAGCGGTCTCATAGCTTATACTGACTTACAGGGAAGTGTGCAAGTCCGATGAAATCCTCAAATCCTTTACTCTGACCGGTTATGATTATTTCCGTTTTGTCCTGAAAGATGAGAAGATATTTGCCAAAAAAGCACACATGAGTAAGGTGAGATTATTGGAAATGACCGGCAAGTTTGAAGAGGTTTTTTATGGCAAGCCGAAAAAGATACTTGAAAAAGAAGTGCTGCCATCTTATTTGTCCACTTGCAGATGGTTTGCCGGTAAGGCAAGAAAAATTCATGATACCGAGATTATGGAAGATATAGTTTTTAGCAGCTCTGTCACCGTTACCCATATTCTGCTAATCAAAATGACCTACTCTAAGGGACTGCCTGAGATGTACTTGTTGCCGATTTCTTTTGCAAATTTGCCGGACTCTAAATCACTGCTTGATGATTACCCCTTTGCAGTAATTGCAAATGTTAAAACCGGCTACGGCGAGGGTATAATTTTCGACGCCACATATGATGACAGCTTCAGGAGAGCATTGCTGTCATTTATCATAAAGAGGAAATCCATAAAAGGCGTAAACGGACAGTTGAGTGCTTTTTACGAAAGAAGAATGAAACATCACGGTGATAGTTACTACAACATTGAGTCATCACAGGTGCTTAAGGCAGACCAGAGTAACAGCTCTCTATTGTTTGAAAAAAAACTTATTATGAAACTTTTCAGAAAGCTCGAAGAAGGCGTAAACCCTGACATAGAGCTGGTACGCTTTATAGCGGAAAAAGACAATGGCAGCCCCATCCTCAAGAATATACCTGTTTTTATGGGCTCACTGGAATATAAACACAATCAGTTGACTGAACCGATTTTTATCGCCAATCTTCAGAGCTATGTACAGAACGAGGGGGATGCGTGGAGCTACACTACAGGGAATATAACAAGATTTTATGAAAACATCCTCTCCTCAAAAGCTGATGCCGCAGATATTAAGGTTGTACACAAGAGTTTGCTGGAGGTCAATTACGATAATATACCCAAAATTTTAGTAGAACTTATAGGGATAAGGTTTTTAGAGCTGGTCGGGGTTCTTGGCAAAACCACGGCGGATTTACACCTCACCCTTGCCACAGACAACAATAACCCGGACTTTACCCCGGAGCCCTTCAGCACCCTTTACCAGCGCTCTCTGTACCAGTCCATGCAGAGCATGGCGAAGAGGAATTTCGCGCTTCTGCGGAAAAACCTAAAGACGCTCCCTGAACCAGTCAGAGAACAATCCCTGCATATTCTTGAGCATGAAAAGAATGTACTACAGGTCTTCAGGTTATTTGTTGATATGAAAATAACCGCTTCAAAAATACGAATCCACGGGGATTACCACCTTGGGCAGGTGCTCTGGAAAGGTAATGAGTTTGTAATTATAGATTTTGAAGGTGAGCCTCTGCGTTCACTTTCCGGCAGGCGATTAAAGAGGTCTCCGTTGAGGGACCTTGCCGGTATGATCCGCTCCCTCCACTATGCCCCATACAGCACCTTGTTAAAAACGTCATTTTTTACACAAAGGGACATACAAGAGTTAACGCCATGGGCGGATATATGGTATTTTCATATAAGCGGGATTTTTCTAAGCTCATACTTAAAGGCGGTAGGAAACCCCGGATTTATACCCTCAGATCGGGTTGAATTTGAAAATCTGCTAAGAATATTCCTGCTTGAAAAGGCTGTTTATGAGTTAGGCTATGAACTTAATAACCGCCCGCAGTGGCTGATAATACCGCTAAAGGGTGTGGAACATATACTGGGGATTTGAAAGAAATACTCCGGTTAATACGTAACGTATTGTAGTAAAAATTTTAATTATGTTGGGGGTTAAATGAAAAAATTAGTTGAGATTTTTTTGTTGTCCTTATTGGGATTTTCCACTTTTATAGTTTTTTACAGGCTGTTTGATTATCATTACAACATAATAGCATATCCGTTTATTTTGGAATACAGAGAAGGCGTTCAGTTACTATCTACTGATTTAATCACTAAAGGTGGGAATCCATTTGATATAGCCAACCAGCCAATGTACCTGAATTATTATGGTTTTGTTTACAATGTAATTGCTGTTTTTTTTATGAAGTTTACCTCTGTTTTCGACAACTCTACCATAAGGTTAACACCCGCTTTACTTATTCACAGAATAGTTTCAGCTTTGGGCATATTGCTTTCCTGCCTTGTTGTCTTCTATATTATGTATCGCAAAAAAATCAGAATTATTTACATATTTCCTGCAATAGTAATATTGTATGCTTCTTTGCTTTATTCTGTAACATCTATCTCCAGACCAGATAGCATAGGTATGTTTTTTTTTCTGATGAGTATTTACCTGCCATGGCGTTACAGCTATTCAAAAGGTGGTTTGCTTTTATCTATACTTTTTGGAATATTTGCTTTTTATACAAAACAATACTTTA harbors:
- a CDS encoding UvrD-helicase domain-containing protein; translated protein: MAEVVLKCDDTEVFPHVVVLKASAGSGKTHTLTKRYVQFILSNKIPQNRLRNILAVTFSNNAAREMRGRIVLWLKEICLDYKSGKSEIAEIINLPDDEIRARAAALIDELLNHYTDFQVKTIDSFMASVFKASVLDLGYEPDFEILLNGDALMEYAFEVFLRSVRENSTEAALIEDIIRIIMENRTEDSRFLWDPSSVILEEIKKIYKKIAATRSQHIVCVNSADAEKIKKNIKDAALRLNTFISGTGLTRSKNSSFSEIVREVERGKYADIIKRGLKNPPVTKPAKKNPAEALLYEQTITQWRELTSLIGQFAEIFSRTYFLPFIRAYEAFAGTLARAKKQKGKVFIEDISKKLSLYIDRDIVPDVYFRIGETIYHYLIDEFQDTSPIQWKNLYPLIENSLSQGGSLFAVGDTKQAIYGFRDADYSIMKSFESQSPFPAAEQRVMELGVNFRSEKPILDFNETVFKTTLPQNEKYDFAARLSGLSNYNQSAKDSASAGGFVKVDIVNTTADETNETEPEKLKLYEILDDLKKRGYNYKDIALLTMRNDDVVTISTWLNEKGAESLTNNAQAVPFISYSSLDIRKTNVALEVVALLNFLDSPVDDLSFATFISGRIFAAAGNLNNQKITLTEIRQFIFNHRSGHIPLYKAFQHDYPALWSEYFEALFNSAGYFPLYDLVTEIYRVFKVFDLANKELTASEASLVKILEVIKTFEDSGTNSLRDFVSFAADSEGTSVQWNIDVPKTEDAVSVMTVHKSKGLGFPVTVVILYGQKNKTLDYILDGDESVTLLKLNQKILDAISHYDEKSPLKDLYDKEKTKELVNKLNTLYVTLTRAKRELYVILVVNERDKYPFELFPESCKEIGTKAAVAAKEAEDTSNILPIRHTLRPPYHFGISLEPINIGEKQRGDFIHRILYFVDYIDDEFKDMLCEIIENVNCEFGNFYDVKETAEILWEFLQRREIKLWFMHSEVRVVKREQQYATSAGHTFRMDRVIIDGSSVCVIDYKTGRAHDEDKYKVQLQEYLKLLREFYPDKDCSGLIAYTDLQGSVQVR
- a CDS encoding putative maltokinase, which produces MCKSDEILKSFTLTGYDYFRFVLKDEKIFAKKAHMSKVRLLEMTGKFEEVFYGKPKKILEKEVLPSYLSTCRWFAGKARKIHDTEIMEDIVFSSSVTVTHILLIKMTYSKGLPEMYLLPISFANLPDSKSLLDDYPFAVIANVKTGYGEGIIFDATYDDSFRRALLSFIIKRKSIKGVNGQLSAFYERRMKHHGDSYYNIESSQVLKADQSNSSLLFEKKLIMKLFRKLEEGVNPDIELVRFIAEKDNGSPILKNIPVFMGSLEYKHNQLTEPIFIANLQSYVQNEGDAWSYTTGNITRFYENILSSKADAADIKVVHKSLLEVNYDNIPKILVELIGIRFLELVGVLGKTTADLHLTLATDNNNPDFTPEPFSTLYQRSLYQSMQSMAKRNFALLRKNLKTLPEPVREQSLHILEHEKNVLQVFRLFVDMKITASKIRIHGDYHLGQVLWKGNEFVIIDFEGEPLRSLSGRRLKRSPLRDLAGMIRSLHYAPYSTLLKTSFFTQRDIQELTPWADIWYFHISGIFLSSYLKAVGNPGFIPSDRVEFENLLRIFLLEKAVYELGYELNNRPQWLIIPLKGVEHILGI